The Juglans microcarpa x Juglans regia isolate MS1-56 chromosome 8S, Jm3101_v1.0, whole genome shotgun sequence genome has a window encoding:
- the LOC121244483 gene encoding mitogen-activated protein kinase 9-like isoform X2 — MGSGGTLVEGVRRWFQRRTDNYRNSNGSGTNTNTYNNQHANNIVIDDSCGHVSSVSELCAQSSVVRKRKKGLKQGEEREEEEAPVGDFDTSCLKLVKVPKRTTNSKPGSMDSQKKGGLETEFFTEYGEASRYQIQEVVGKGSYGVVGSAIDTHTGERVAIKKINDVFEHVSDATRILREIKLLRLLRHPDIVEIKHIMLPPSRREFRDIYVVFELMESDLHQVIKANDDLTPEHYQFFLYQLLRGLKYIHTANVFHRDLKPKNILANADCKLKICDFGLARVSFNDAPSAIFWTDYVATRWYRAPELCGSFFSKYTPAIDIWSAGCIFAEMLTGKPLFPGKNVVHQLDLMTDFLGTPAQESIARIRNEKARRYLSSMRKKQPVPFSQKFPNADPLALRLLERLLAFDPKDRPTAEEALSDPYFNSLSNVEREPSSTQPISKLEFEFERRKLTKDDVRELIYREILEYHPQMLQEYLQGGDQTSFMYPSGVDRFKRQFAHLEEHYGKGERSTPLQRQHASLPRERVCAPKDETTDPKSEIEKQTAASVATGLESPPRSQQYDNSENVNTDSQNGPSKPNHSARSLLKSASISASKCVVVKSRKDSEEEPIVEDNDEAINGLLQKVATLHA; from the exons ATGGGGAGTGGAGGTACACTGGTGGAAGGGGTTCGTCGCTGGTTTCAACGTCGCACAGATAACTACAGAAATAGTAACGGTTCAGGCACTAACACTAACACCTATAATAATCAGCACGCTAATAATATCGTTATTGATGATAGTTGTGGCCACGTCTCTTCTGTGAGCGAACTTTGCGCTCAATCATCCGTAGTTCGTAAGCGTAAGAAAGGGCTAAAACAAGGAGAGGAacgagaagaagaggaagcccCAGTGGGAGACTTTGATACGTCTTGCTTGAAGCTCGTTAAGGTTCCCAAACGGACCACCAACTCCAAACCTGGCTCCATGGATTCCCAAAAGAAg GGTGGGTTAGAGACGGAATTCTTCACAGAGTACGGAGAGGCAAGCCGGTACCAAATTCAAGAAGTCGTTGGGAAAGGAAGTTATGGTGTTGTTGGCTCTGCAATTGACACCCATACTGGAGAAAGGGTTgcaattaagaaaattaatgacgTTTTTGAACATGTTTCTGATGCCACTAGGATTCTGAGAGAAATTAAGCTCCTCCGGTTGTTGCGTCATCCTGATATTGTAGAAATAAAGCATATTATGCTTCCTCCTTCACGACGGGAATTTAGagatatatatgttgtttttgaGCTAATGGAATCTGATCTTCATCAAGTAATTAAGGCAAATGATGATCTTACTCCTGAGCATTATCAGTTTTTCTTGTACCAGCTTCTTCGTGGTCTGAAGTATATACATACAG CAAATGTCTTTCATAGAGATTTAAAGCCAAAAAATATTCTTGCTAATGCTGACTGCAAATTAAAGATATGTGATTTTGGGCTTGCTCGTGTGTCTTTCAATGATGCCCCGTCTGCAATTTTCTGGACT GACTATGTTGCAACACGATGGTATCGTGCACCTGAACTGTGTGGCTCGTTTTTCTCGAAA TACACCCCTGCTATTGATATTTGGAGTGCAGGATGCATATTTGCAGAAATGCTTACAGGAAAACCACTATTTCCTGGAAAAAATGTGGTGCACCAATTAGATCTCATGACTGATTTTCTTGGCACTCCTGCTCAAGAATCTATTGCAAGA ATTCGGAATGAGAAGGCAAGAAGGTATCTGAGCAGCATGCGGAAAAAGCAACCAGTTCCGTTCTCCCAAAAGTTCCCTAATGCGGATCCATTGGCTCTTCGCCTACTAGAGCGCCTACTTGCATTTGATCCTAAAGATCGTCCCACGGCTGAAGAG GCATTATCTGATCCTTACTTCAATAGTTTATCTAATGTGGAGCGTGAACCTTCATCCACTCAACCTATATCAAaacttgagtttgagtttgagaGGAGGAAACTGACTAAAGATGACGTTAGAGAGTTAATCTATAGAGAG ATTTTAGAATATCATCCCCAGATGCTGCAGGAGTATCTTCAAGGTGGAGATCAGACTAGCTTTATGTACCCAAG TGGTGTAGATCGATTCAAACGGCAGTTTGCGCATCTTGAAGAGCATTATGGTAAAGGTGAAAGAAGCACTCCACTCCAAAGGCAGCATGCTTCCTTACCTAG GGAGCgggtttgtgcacccaaggatGAGACTACTGACCCCAAAAGTGAAATTGAAAAGCAAACTGCAGCTTCTGTTGCTACAGGTCTTGAGAGTCCTCCAAGGTCGCAGCAATATGATAATTCAGAAAATGTTAATACAGATTCACAAAATGGACCTAGTAAGCCTAACCACAGTGCTCGAAGTCTGTTGAAGAGCGCTAGTATTAGTGCTTCCAAGTGTGTAGTTGTGAAATCAAGAAAAGATTCAGAG GAGGAACCAATTGTTGAGGACAATGATGAGGCAATCAACGGCTTGTTGCAAAAGGTTGCCACCCTACATGCCTGA
- the LOC121244483 gene encoding mitogen-activated protein kinase 9-like isoform X1: protein MGSGGTLVEGVRRWFQRRTDNYRNSNGSGTNTNTYNNQHANNIVIDDSCGHVSSVSELCAQSSVVRKRKKGLKQGEEREEEEAPVGDFDTSCLKLVKVPKRTTNSKPGSMDSQKKGGLETEFFTEYGEASRYQIQEVVGKGSYGVVGSAIDTHTGERVAIKKINDVFEHVSDATRILREIKLLRLLRHPDIVEIKHIMLPPSRREFRDIYVVFELMESDLHQVIKANDDLTPEHYQFFLYQLLRGLKYIHTANVFHRDLKPKNILANADCKLKICDFGLARVSFNDAPSAIFWTDYVATRWYRAPELCGSFFSKYTPAIDIWSAGCIFAEMLTGKPLFPGKNVVHQLDLMTDFLGTPAQESIARIRNEKARRYLSSMRKKQPVPFSQKFPNADPLALRLLERLLAFDPKDRPTAEEALSDPYFNSLSNVEREPSSTQPISKLEFEFERRKLTKDDVRELIYREILEYHPQMLQEYLQGGDQTSFMYPSGVDRFKRQFAHLEEHYGKGERSTPLQRQHASLPRERVCAPKDETTDPKSEIEKQTAASVATGLESPPRSQQYDNSENVNTDSQNGPSKPNHSARSLLKSASISASKCVVVKSRKDSEQEEPIVEDNDEAINGLLQKVATLHA, encoded by the exons ATGGGGAGTGGAGGTACACTGGTGGAAGGGGTTCGTCGCTGGTTTCAACGTCGCACAGATAACTACAGAAATAGTAACGGTTCAGGCACTAACACTAACACCTATAATAATCAGCACGCTAATAATATCGTTATTGATGATAGTTGTGGCCACGTCTCTTCTGTGAGCGAACTTTGCGCTCAATCATCCGTAGTTCGTAAGCGTAAGAAAGGGCTAAAACAAGGAGAGGAacgagaagaagaggaagcccCAGTGGGAGACTTTGATACGTCTTGCTTGAAGCTCGTTAAGGTTCCCAAACGGACCACCAACTCCAAACCTGGCTCCATGGATTCCCAAAAGAAg GGTGGGTTAGAGACGGAATTCTTCACAGAGTACGGAGAGGCAAGCCGGTACCAAATTCAAGAAGTCGTTGGGAAAGGAAGTTATGGTGTTGTTGGCTCTGCAATTGACACCCATACTGGAGAAAGGGTTgcaattaagaaaattaatgacgTTTTTGAACATGTTTCTGATGCCACTAGGATTCTGAGAGAAATTAAGCTCCTCCGGTTGTTGCGTCATCCTGATATTGTAGAAATAAAGCATATTATGCTTCCTCCTTCACGACGGGAATTTAGagatatatatgttgtttttgaGCTAATGGAATCTGATCTTCATCAAGTAATTAAGGCAAATGATGATCTTACTCCTGAGCATTATCAGTTTTTCTTGTACCAGCTTCTTCGTGGTCTGAAGTATATACATACAG CAAATGTCTTTCATAGAGATTTAAAGCCAAAAAATATTCTTGCTAATGCTGACTGCAAATTAAAGATATGTGATTTTGGGCTTGCTCGTGTGTCTTTCAATGATGCCCCGTCTGCAATTTTCTGGACT GACTATGTTGCAACACGATGGTATCGTGCACCTGAACTGTGTGGCTCGTTTTTCTCGAAA TACACCCCTGCTATTGATATTTGGAGTGCAGGATGCATATTTGCAGAAATGCTTACAGGAAAACCACTATTTCCTGGAAAAAATGTGGTGCACCAATTAGATCTCATGACTGATTTTCTTGGCACTCCTGCTCAAGAATCTATTGCAAGA ATTCGGAATGAGAAGGCAAGAAGGTATCTGAGCAGCATGCGGAAAAAGCAACCAGTTCCGTTCTCCCAAAAGTTCCCTAATGCGGATCCATTGGCTCTTCGCCTACTAGAGCGCCTACTTGCATTTGATCCTAAAGATCGTCCCACGGCTGAAGAG GCATTATCTGATCCTTACTTCAATAGTTTATCTAATGTGGAGCGTGAACCTTCATCCACTCAACCTATATCAAaacttgagtttgagtttgagaGGAGGAAACTGACTAAAGATGACGTTAGAGAGTTAATCTATAGAGAG ATTTTAGAATATCATCCCCAGATGCTGCAGGAGTATCTTCAAGGTGGAGATCAGACTAGCTTTATGTACCCAAG TGGTGTAGATCGATTCAAACGGCAGTTTGCGCATCTTGAAGAGCATTATGGTAAAGGTGAAAGAAGCACTCCACTCCAAAGGCAGCATGCTTCCTTACCTAG GGAGCgggtttgtgcacccaaggatGAGACTACTGACCCCAAAAGTGAAATTGAAAAGCAAACTGCAGCTTCTGTTGCTACAGGTCTTGAGAGTCCTCCAAGGTCGCAGCAATATGATAATTCAGAAAATGTTAATACAGATTCACAAAATGGACCTAGTAAGCCTAACCACAGTGCTCGAAGTCTGTTGAAGAGCGCTAGTATTAGTGCTTCCAAGTGTGTAGTTGTGAAATCAAGAAAAGATTCAGAG CAGGAGGAACCAATTGTTGAGGACAATGATGAGGCAATCAACGGCTTGTTGCAAAAGGTTGCCACCCTACATGCCTGA
- the LOC121244407 gene encoding histone H1-like — MDPTLPLPFPPPPNATSSFHDPTAIPAVVPATTEAQNHLAHAANPILNPNFPPAANPAPPLNHSHPPYAEMIYAAIAALNERNGSSKRAIAKYIEQAYSGLPPSHSALLTHNLKRLKNTGHLVMVKKSYKLPRSDASSSAPPAPPLSGAPKSQGRGRGRPPKPKIAPGPILEPNAQPVLVALGLVDDPNAQPVAVKRGPGRPRKTGLVGQDGGPAKRGRGRPPGPRVGVKPRLMKKTPKPKSVTAVLGPNGLKRGRGRPPKSQLKTMVIPFAPNNVPAVAPVVNIPRPRGRPKKDAAAPVLPVYAADVVVGKFAGGPANVGKVRKPKKTTGRPVGRPKKNAAGLAISAVPDTQPIAYVDLKRKLEYIQSKVSEAVAVLKRQITNESAVAAIQELEGLAAMDIISAPLQVETQQPEQPPPPQQFQQLLHPPELPQPQQPQWLPHQQELLQSHLPFAP; from the exons ATGGACCCGACGCTACCGCTGCCGTTTCCTCCGCCGCCCAACGCCACATCCTCCTTTCACGACCCCACAGCCATCCCCGCCGTAGTCCCCGCCACCACCGAAGCTCAGAACCACCTTGCTCATGCAGCCAACCCTATCCTTAACCCCAACTTCCCCCCTGCCGCCAATCCTGCCCCACCGCTCAACCATAGCCACCCGCCTTACGCCGAG ATGATATACGCGGCGATTGCTGCTCTGAATGAGAGGAACGGGTCGAGCAAGAGAGCCATAGCCAAGTACATAGAGCAAGCCTACTCGGGCCTCCCGCCCAGTCACTCGGCCTTGTTGACTCACAACCTCAAGCGCTTGAAGAACACCGGTCACCTTGTCATGGTCAAGAAATCGTACAAGCTTCCTAGATCTGATGCGTCTTCTTCGGCTCCTCCAGCTCCTCCTCTTTCTGGGGCCCCAAAGAGCCAGGGCCGTGGTCGTGGCCGTCCTCCAAAGCCCAAGATTGCTCCCGGTCCCATTCTCGAGCCCAACGCGCAGCCCGTTCTTGTCGCTCTTGGGCTCGTGGACGATCCCAATGCTCAGCCAGTAGCTGTCAAGCGTGGTCCTGGTCGTCCACGTAAAACTGGGCTGGTGGGCCAGGATGGTGGTCCTGCAAAGAGGGGTAGAGGCCGGCCACCTGGGCCTAGAGTCGGAGTGAAGCCCAGGTTGATGAAGAAGACTCCAAAGCCCAAGTCTGTGACGGCAGTGTTGGGCCCTAACGGGCTCAAAAGAGGCCGCGGACGCCCACCCAAGTCCCAGCTCAAGACCATGGTTATTCCTTTCGCCCCGAACAATGTCCCAGCAGTAGCACCGGTGGTAAATATACCGAGGCCTAGAGGTCGACCGAAGAAGGATGCTGCTGCACCAGTGTTACCGGTGTATGCAGCTGATGTTGTCGTTGGAAAGTTTGCAGGCGGACCGGCAAACGTTGGCAAGGTCCGGAAGCCGAAAAAGACAACTGGGAGGCCGGTTGGCCGGCCGAAGAAG AACGCAGCAGGATTGGCTATATCTGCAGTGCCCGACACACAACCAATTGCCTACGTAGATCTTAAGAGGAAACTTGAATATATT CAATCTAAAGTGAGTGAAGCTGTTGCCGTGCTGAAGCGTCAGATAACTAACGAAAGCGCTGTGGCGGCAATCCAAGAATTGGAAGGGCTTGCAGCAATGGACATTATTTCGGCACCATTACAAGTTGAAACCCAACAGCCGGAACAGCCACCACCGCCACAACAGTTTCAACAGCTGCTGCATCCGCCAGAGCTGCCACAGCCACAACAGCCACAATGGCTGCCCCATCAGCAAGAGCTGCTACAGTCACACCTGCCTTTTGCTCCGTAA